A single window of Arcobacter venerupis DNA harbors:
- a CDS encoding nickel/cobalt transporter, which translates to MRDLHDMFLNFVIGTQQKINLLTSDYFDKLEAGDNSMFIYILAVSFIYGLVHALGPGHGKMVIASYFLVKGTKMKDAFKAGFLTSLIHTISALVITFTLYIFFENTITKYFSQINTNMYKVSAIFIILIAFFLFYETYKDRNEEEKIQRIENKSLLAVTMSIGIVPCPGVMSIVLFSIILGYINLGILSAIFMSIGMGITISLAAIISSQIKNTQNKNLHVIINKISYLGILVLFLMGAILLV; encoded by the coding sequence ATGAGAGATTTACACGATATGTTTTTGAATTTTGTTATTGGAACACAACAAAAAATAAATCTTTTAACAAGTGATTATTTTGATAAATTAGAAGCTGGGGATAACTCAATGTTTATTTATATTTTAGCTGTTTCTTTTATCTATGGTTTAGTTCATGCCTTAGGGCCAGGACATGGGAAAATGGTAATTGCTAGTTACTTTTTAGTTAAAGGTACAAAAATGAAAGATGCTTTTAAAGCTGGATTTTTAACATCACTAATTCACACAATTTCAGCTTTAGTAATTACCTTCACTTTATATATATTTTTTGAAAATACTATTACAAAATATTTTTCACAAATTAATACAAACATGTATAAAGTATCTGCAATTTTTATTATATTAATTGCTTTTTTCTTGTTTTATGAAACCTATAAAGATAGAAATGAAGAAGAAAAAATACAAAGAATTGAGAATAAAAGTTTATTAGCTGTGACAATGTCCATAGGAATTGTTCCTTGTCCTGGCGTTATGTCAATAGTTTTATTTTCTATAATTTTAGGATATATAAATTTAGGTATTTTAAGTGCAATTTTTATGAGTATTGGTATGGGAATTACTATTTCTCTTGCTGCAATTATTTCAAGTCAAATAAAAAATACACAAAATAAGAATTTACACGTAATAATAAATAAAATCAGTTACCTAGGAATTTTAGTGCTATTTTTAATGGGTGCAATCTTATTAGTATGA
- a CDS encoding DUF1007 family protein, whose protein sequence is MKKITLFFLVNLNLFAHPDYFLDTSLQINENSIKNQWKFDALNSKILLFDFDKNKNKILDGNEKQEFLNTHFFKLKSNKFNIYLENEEQEFEIVPQNVDVLYEDKRLSIIFDIPFSLKGDTTFCTMDEKIYLAYKLNDLKTNFKTDIQSSEYDYCIGVTK, encoded by the coding sequence ATGAAAAAAATTACACTTTTCTTTTTAGTCAATTTAAATCTATTTGCTCATCCTGATTATTTTTTGGATACGAGTTTACAAATTAATGAAAATAGTATAAAAAATCAATGGAAATTTGATGCTTTAAATTCAAAAATTTTGCTATTTGATTTTGATAAAAATAAAAATAAAATATTAGATGGGAATGAAAAACAGGAGTTTTTAAATACACATTTTTTTAAGTTAAAAAGCAACAAATTTAATATTTATTTAGAAAATGAAGAACAAGAATTTGAAATAGTTCCTCAAAATGTAGATGTACTTTATGAAGATAAAAGATTATCAATAATTTTTGATATTCCTTTTTCTTTAAAAGGAGATACAACTTTTTGTACTATGGATGAAAAAATTTATTTAGCTTATAAATTAAATGATCTAAAAACCAATTTTAAAACAGATATTCAAAGTAGTGAATATGATTATTGTATAGGAGTTACAAAATGA
- a CDS encoding esterase-like activity of phytase family protein, with translation MKKSYLSLSACALLATFAFVGCGGSGSSSSSGGSTASTGTLQLNPYLANIDYKCGTKTGTTNANGEYSYVAGDTCTFVIGGKSLNATGSSNLTIEELASQNEGVSSEVLSAYIIAKMSKKTGLTYDINNLPTTFELPDDIEGETSNALSFDTFENLKAKLTDETLKTDIDSVKFDVANRFAKRVSLSIEAVATPITDGEKLTQQVATKAYVNGEKQDISYTQVMKTTMADNGEVLGQSKDYQDNPITFSDGSPYICNGTNAGEGSGMDFTSLHNVDGKLFAISQFECALGSMYMVEIDQNKDTGKLTPKTNTLQYISQKAGFGGFVHCAGQRTPWNSHLSSEEYEPDSKSPDGNSYYTELAKYWGGDANKVSAYYYGWTPEIKIENSTPVYSKHYAMGRFSHELAYVMPDNKTVYLSDDGTNVGFFMFIADTEKDLSSGTLYAAKWNQTSQAGVGSGEADLTWINLGHATNSEIKTILDPDGDVTTNDAPTFADIFDSVSPSNGVCDSGFTSVNTSVGQECLKVKAGMDKTASRLETRRYAAIKGATTELNKEEGITFDKNSGKLYVAISDARKGMENSTTSSYDIGGNNDIKIAPNKCGAVYALDVSTTTVKDTLNVAIESSYVVKNMKGIVAGIPTTYDSSSPYAGNSCDVNGISSPDNLSFLENSSTLVIGEDTSYHLNNVVWAYNTKTTELTRTFTTPLGAETTSAFWFPNLKNGFSYLGVVTQHPNLNTTDGGESAYGYVGPFKNLTDLKESTPQVSKSGESLPYTVLKDDLLDGAGQAFEIRNGGYGSAMAADPANTNSFYAITDRGPNADYTGTQGKGKKFPVPDYTPRIGHFKVTSTGEVVKIEEILLKDRDGNNITGLPNTSALGGTGEIPYDVNGNVIVDSKGNMRLDDYGLDSEGLATLKDGTFWISDEYGPHIVHYDATGKEIERINPFASDSRNKYTLPAEFANRRANRGMEGLAITPDQKTLVGIMQSTMYNPSSSVKDLDVTRIVSINLENGTVKQYLYKQEKKQNANSELVAIDNDTFLVLERDENFLKDSGVENTQKNVYKIKLSSGTELENITLSTGMVQNSSLGLTIDGSTLEEYALANGWSGLESKGIKPVEKTLVLDMVAKTNYPHDKMEGLWLINNSTLGVLNDDDFAVTATDGILEQKYLDTNKSVIDSNVLYIIDGLDLSAN, from the coding sequence ATGAAAAAGTCGTATTTAAGTCTAAGTGCATGTGCTTTATTAGCTACATTCGCATTTGTAGGATGTGGAGGATCTGGAAGTTCTTCATCATCAGGTGGCAGTACTGCTAGTACAGGAACATTACAATTAAATCCATATTTAGCAAATATTGATTATAAATGTGGTACAAAAACAGGAACTACTAATGCTAATGGAGAATATTCATATGTAGCAGGAGATACTTGTACTTTTGTAATTGGTGGAAAATCACTAAATGCAACGGGAAGTTCAAATCTTACTATTGAAGAACTTGCAAGTCAAAATGAGGGTGTTTCAAGCGAAGTATTATCTGCGTATATTATTGCAAAAATGTCTAAAAAAACTGGTCTAACTTATGATATAAATAATTTACCAACAACTTTTGAATTACCAGATGACATTGAGGGAGAAACATCAAATGCTTTATCATTTGATACTTTTGAAAATTTAAAAGCTAAATTAACTGATGAAACATTAAAAACAGATATTGATAGTGTTAAGTTTGACGTTGCAAATAGATTTGCAAAAAGAGTATCTTTATCAATTGAAGCAGTTGCAACACCAATAACTGATGGTGAGAAATTAACTCAACAAGTTGCAACAAAAGCTTATGTAAATGGTGAAAAACAAGATATTTCATATACACAAGTTATGAAAACAACAATGGCAGATAATGGTGAAGTTTTAGGTCAATCTAAAGATTATCAAGATAATCCAATTACATTTTCAGATGGAAGTCCTTATATTTGTAATGGTACAAATGCAGGTGAAGGTTCAGGAATGGACTTTACATCACTACATAATGTTGATGGTAAATTATTTGCAATTTCTCAATTTGAGTGTGCTTTAGGTTCAATGTATATGGTTGAAATAGATCAAAATAAAGATACTGGAAAACTTACACCTAAAACTAATACTTTACAATATATCTCTCAAAAAGCAGGATTTGGTGGATTTGTACACTGTGCTGGTCAAAGAACTCCTTGGAATTCTCATCTTTCTTCAGAAGAGTATGAGCCAGATTCAAAATCACCAGATGGAAACTCATATTATACTGAGTTAGCAAAATATTGGGGTGGAGATGCAAATAAAGTAAGTGCATATTATTATGGATGGACGCCAGAAATTAAAATAGAAAATAGCACTCCTGTGTATTCAAAACATTACGCTATGGGAAGATTTTCACATGAATTAGCATATGTAATGCCAGATAATAAAACTGTGTATCTTTCAGATGACGGTACGAATGTTGGTTTCTTTATGTTTATTGCAGATACTGAAAAAGATTTGAGTTCAGGAACATTATACGCAGCTAAATGGAATCAAACATCACAAGCTGGAGTAGGTTCTGGAGAAGCAGATTTAACTTGGATTAATTTAGGTCATGCAACTAATTCTGAAATCAAAACTATTCTAGACCCTGATGGAGATGTAACTACAAACGATGCTCCAACTTTTGCAGATATTTTTGATTCAGTTTCTCCATCAAATGGAGTTTGTGATAGTGGATTTACTTCTGTAAATACAAGTGTTGGGCAAGAGTGTTTAAAAGTTAAAGCTGGTATGGATAAAACAGCTTCAAGATTAGAAACTAGAAGATATGCAGCAATCAAAGGTGCAACTACTGAATTAAATAAAGAAGAAGGAATTACTTTTGATAAAAATTCTGGAAAATTATATGTTGCAATAAGTGATGCTAGAAAAGGTATGGAAAATAGTACTACTAGCTCATATGATATAGGTGGAAATAATGATATTAAAATTGCACCTAATAAATGTGGTGCAGTTTATGCCCTTGATGTTTCAACTACTACAGTAAAAGATACATTAAATGTAGCAATAGAATCATCTTACGTAGTTAAAAATATGAAAGGTATTGTTGCTGGTATACCAACAACTTATGATAGTAGTTCACCATATGCAGGAAATTCTTGTGATGTAAATGGAATTTCAAGTCCTGATAATCTTTCATTCTTAGAAAATTCTAGTACTTTAGTTATTGGTGAAGATACTTCTTATCACCTAAACAATGTAGTATGGGCATATAATACTAAAACAACAGAATTAACAAGAACATTTACTACACCACTTGGTGCTGAAACAACTTCTGCATTTTGGTTCCCAAATCTAAAAAATGGATTTAGTTATTTAGGAGTTGTAACTCAACATCCAAATTTAAATACAACAGATGGTGGAGAATCAGCTTATGGATATGTTGGGCCATTTAAAAATTTAACAGATTTAAAAGAGAGTACACCACAAGTATCTAAAAGTGGAGAATCTTTACCTTATACTGTTTTAAAAGATGATTTATTAGATGGTGCAGGACAAGCTTTTGAAATTAGAAATGGTGGATATGGTTCAGCTATGGCAGCAGATCCTGCTAATACAAATAGTTTCTATGCAATAACAGATAGAGGTCCAAATGCAGATTATACAGGAACACAAGGAAAAGGTAAAAAATTCCCAGTACCTGATTATACTCCAAGAATTGGACACTTTAAAGTTACATCAACAGGTGAAGTAGTAAAAATTGAAGAAATTTTACTAAAAGATAGAGATGGAAATAATATTACAGGTTTACCAAATACAAGTGCTTTAGGTGGAACAGGTGAAATTCCTTATGATGTAAATGGAAATGTAATTGTTGATTCTAAAGGAAATATGAGATTAGATGATTATGGTTTAGATAGTGAAGGTTTAGCTACTCTTAAAGATGGAACATTCTGGATTAGTGATGAATATGGACCACATATTGTTCATTATGATGCAACAGGTAAAGAGATAGAAAGAATTAATCCATTTGCAAGTGATTCAAGAAATAAATATACTTTACCAGCTGAGTTTGCTAATAGAAGAGCAAATAGAGGGATGGAAGGTTTAGCTATTACGCCTGATCAAAAAACTTTAGTTGGAATTATGCAATCAACAATGTATAATCCATCAAGTTCAGTAAAAGATCTTGATGTTACAAGAATAGTATCAATCAATTTAGAAAATGGAACAGTTAAACAATACTTATATAAACAAGAGAAAAAACAAAATGCTAACTCAGAATTAGTTGCAATTGACAATGATACTTTCTTAGTTTTAGAAAGAGATGAAAATTTCTTAAAAGATTCAGGAGTTGAAAATACTCAAAAAAATGTATATAAAATTAAATTAAGTTCAGGTACTGAACTTGAAAATATTACATTATCTACTGGTATGGTTCAAAATAGTTCTTTAGGATTAACAATTGATGGTAGTACTTTAGAAGAGTATGCCTTAGCAAATGGTTGGTCAGGATTAGAATCAAAAGGAATCAAACCAGTTGAAAAAACTTTAGTGTTAGATATGGTTGCAAAAACAAACTATCCACATGATAAAATGGAAGGTTTATGGCTTATTAACAACTCAACACTTGGTGTTTTAAATGATGATGATTTTGCAGTAACAGCGACAGATGGTATATTAGAACAAAAATATCTTGATACTAATAAATCAGTAATTGATAGTAATGTTTTATATATTATTGATGGTTTAGATTTAAGTGCAAATTAA
- a CDS encoding DUF445 family protein, with product MNKSDITNIITVLIMAFGYSNGNEIIYMVGLFALSGAVTNTLAIHMLFEKVPFLYGSGVIESKFSQFKISIHNLLMNQFFTREHLKRFFEEEVSSAKKTIDFEKILNKTDFSPAYESLKESVMQSSFGGMLGMFGGEAALEPLREPFTKKLQASIISISASDAFQEVVNEALKSEDLSEDIYNKLSKIVNTRLEELTPSMVKEIVQEMIKEHLGWLVIWGAVFGGVIGLLSTLI from the coding sequence ATGAATAAATCAGACATCACAAATATAATCACCGTTTTAATCATGGCTTTTGGTTACTCAAATGGGAATGAAATAATTTATATGGTTGGATTATTTGCCTTAAGTGGAGCAGTTACAAATACACTTGCAATCCATATGTTGTTTGAAAAAGTTCCATTTTTATATGGAAGTGGAGTGATTGAAAGTAAATTCTCACAATTTAAAATCTCAATTCATAATCTACTTATGAACCAATTTTTTACTCGTGAACATCTAAAAAGATTCTTCGAAGAAGAAGTATCAAGTGCTAAAAAAACAATAGATTTTGAAAAAATCCTAAACAAAACAGATTTCTCACCAGCTTATGAATCACTAAAAGAATCAGTAATGCAATCATCTTTTGGTGGAATGTTAGGAATGTTTGGTGGCGAGGCAGCTTTGGAGCCTTTAAGAGAACCCTTCACAAAAAAACTACAAGCTTCAATAATCTCAATCTCAGCTAGTGATGCTTTCCAAGAAGTAGTAAATGAAGCCTTAAAATCAGAAGATTTAAGTGAAGATATTTACAATAAATTAAGTAAAATTGTAAATACAAGACTTGAAGAACTAACACCCTCAATGGTAAAAGAGATAGTTCAAGAAATGATAAAAGAACACTTAGGATGGTTAGTTATTTGGGGAGCTGTTTTTGGTGGAGTAATAGGTTTACTATCTACTTTAATATGA
- the mfd gene encoding transcription-repair coupling factor has product MKNIYEFLKNLKDEKRTKECQLLIVNDDRQAQIASDIVAYLGLKPFVLSDFRANFGDDLLSFSNELQDITGTLSSYYSYKKQDKILISPIRTVSFPLPKEKCFDSFTINFADTIKIDELKSKLYNWGYYFVDIVTSEGEVSIRGDIIDICPLGSEFGYRVSLFDDEVESIRKFDIEDQKSTKDEIETFTINPAFLALDENSLSAINEQIENISSDAFIKDIHSLGFWYLDELGEYLPQNLSSFITQDALDELEEVYVFEEKRINKDKFLLTPQIYNSRNYQEIAPANVKEFISFHKEKKITIISGTEAKVKGYELDLNDKNIKYVFENYIINLVGANEVIISLNKEVKKRRKKKVKLVLDELQLNDYVVHEKHGIGQYKGIEPVTVMGAKRDFVIVMYAGDDKLLIPVENIDLIDRYVADGSSYAVVDKLGKGSFAKLKEKVKDRLFAIANDIIKIAAARELVNGIQINTDKKILEDFQKSAGFDYTKDQKRSIREIFTDLSSGRVMDRLLSGDVGFGKTEVAMNAMLAVILDGYQAIFVCPTTLLATQHYHSMQKRFSEFGINIAKLDGKTPAKEKTAIKKALENGDIKLVIGTHSLLEIKTNNLALVIIDEEHKFGVKQKEKLKHLREDVHIFSMSATPIPRTLNLALSKLKGMSSLLTPPTERLGVRTYVKEFSDKLIKEIILREKRRGGQLFYVHNNIASIEAKKRDIEQIVPGIKIQVIHSQIKPDLAEKIIDAFENKEFDILLATSIVESGLHLPNANSIIIDGADRFGIADLHQLRGRVGRSNKEGFCYYVVEDKKQITDDAVKRLVALESNSYLGSGTALAHQDLEIRGGGNIIGEAQSGHIKQIGYGLYLKMLEDALASLSGENKPEKKTVDIKLAISAYISDDYIHEDRVRLELYRRLSRASDIQDVYKIEEEMEDRFSKPDIYTKQFIELIIIKILALNLGIQSISSYEMAITFTKADDTKETIKSPSKDDDDIIATTLRYLRK; this is encoded by the coding sequence GTGAAAAATATTTACGAATTTTTAAAAAATTTAAAAGACGAGAAAAGAACAAAAGAGTGTCAACTCTTAATCGTAAATGACGATAGACAAGCTCAAATAGCTTCAGATATTGTGGCATATTTGGGTTTGAAGCCTTTTGTTTTATCTGATTTTAGAGCAAATTTTGGAGATGATTTATTGTCATTTTCCAATGAATTACAAGATATTACTGGAACTTTGAGTTCATATTACTCTTACAAAAAACAAGACAAAATCCTAATCTCACCAATACGAACTGTTTCTTTTCCACTTCCAAAAGAGAAATGTTTTGATAGTTTTACAATAAATTTTGCAGATACAATCAAAATTGATGAACTAAAATCAAAACTTTACAATTGGGGATATTATTTTGTAGATATTGTTACAAGTGAGGGTGAAGTCTCTATTCGTGGGGATATTATTGATATTTGTCCACTTGGAAGTGAGTTTGGATATAGGGTTTCACTTTTTGATGATGAAGTTGAGAGTATTAGAAAATTTGACATTGAAGATCAAAAATCAACAAAAGATGAAATAGAAACTTTCACTATAAATCCAGCTTTTTTAGCCCTTGATGAAAATTCATTAAGTGCTATAAATGAGCAAATAGAAAATATTTCAAGTGATGCTTTTATCAAAGATATTCACTCTTTGGGATTTTGGTATTTAGATGAACTGGGCGAATATTTACCCCAAAATCTTAGCTCATTTATCACTCAAGATGCTTTAGATGAACTAGAAGAAGTTTATGTTTTTGAAGAGAAAAGAATAAACAAAGATAAATTTTTATTAACACCTCAAATCTACAACAGCCGAAACTATCAAGAAATTGCCCCTGCAAATGTAAAAGAGTTTATCTCTTTTCACAAAGAGAAAAAAATCACAATCATTTCAGGAACTGAAGCTAAAGTAAAAGGTTATGAGTTAGATTTAAATGATAAAAATATCAAATATGTTTTTGAAAACTACATCATAAATCTTGTTGGAGCCAATGAAGTAATTATCTCTCTAAACAAAGAAGTAAAAAAACGAAGAAAGAAAAAAGTAAAACTTGTTCTTGATGAACTTCAATTAAACGACTATGTAGTTCACGAAAAACACGGAATTGGACAATACAAAGGAATCGAACCCGTAACTGTTATGGGTGCAAAACGAGACTTTGTAATTGTTATGTACGCAGGCGATGACAAGCTTTTAATTCCCGTTGAAAATATTGATTTAATTGATAGATATGTGGCTGATGGAAGCTCTTATGCTGTTGTTGATAAGCTTGGTAAAGGCTCATTTGCTAAACTAAAAGAGAAAGTAAAAGATAGATTATTTGCCATTGCAAATGATATTATCAAAATTGCAGCTGCCAGAGAACTTGTAAATGGAATTCAAATCAACACAGACAAAAAAATTCTTGAAGATTTCCAAAAAAGTGCAGGTTTTGATTATACAAAAGACCAAAAAAGAAGTATTAGAGAGATTTTTACAGATTTAAGTAGCGGTCGAGTTATGGATAGACTTCTTTCAGGAGATGTTGGATTTGGTAAAACAGAAGTTGCAATGAATGCAATGTTAGCTGTAATTTTGGATGGTTATCAAGCGATTTTCGTTTGCCCTACAACACTTCTTGCGACACAACACTATCATAGTATGCAAAAAAGATTTTCAGAATTTGGAATAAATATCGCCAAACTTGATGGTAAAACACCAGCGAAAGAGAAAACTGCTATTAAAAAAGCTTTAGAAAATGGTGATATAAAACTTGTAATTGGAACGCACTCACTTTTAGAAATTAAAACAAATAATTTAGCTTTAGTAATCATAGATGAAGAGCATAAATTTGGGGTAAAACAAAAAGAGAAACTAAAACACCTAAGAGAAGATGTTCATATCTTCTCTATGAGTGCAACACCAATTCCACGAACTCTAAACCTTGCCTTATCAAAACTAAAAGGTATGAGTTCACTTTTGACTCCACCAACGGAAAGATTGGGAGTGCGAACTTATGTAAAAGAGTTTAGTGATAAATTAATCAAAGAGATTATTTTAAGGGAAAAAAGAAGAGGTGGACAACTTTTTTATGTGCATAATAACATAGCTTCAATTGAAGCAAAAAAAAGAGATATTGAACAAATAGTTCCAGGAATCAAAATTCAAGTTATCCACTCTCAAATCAAACCAGACCTTGCGGAAAAAATCATAGATGCCTTTGAAAACAAAGAGTTTGATATTTTACTCGCAACTTCAATCGTTGAATCAGGACTTCACTTACCAAATGCAAACTCAATTATCATCGATGGAGCTGATAGATTTGGAATCGCTGATTTACACCAGTTAAGAGGAAGAGTTGGAAGAAGTAACAAAGAGGGATTCTGTTATTACGTTGTTGAAGATAAAAAACAAATCACAGATGATGCAGTAAAAAGACTTGTGGCTTTAGAGTCAAATTCATACTTAGGAAGTGGAACGGCGCTTGCTCACCAAGATTTAGAAATCAGAGGTGGTGGAAATATTATAGGCGAAGCCCAAAGTGGACACATCAAACAAATCGGATACGGTTTATATCTAAAAATGTTAGAAGATGCCTTAGCGAGTTTAAGTGGTGAAAACAAACCAGAGAAAAAAACAGTTGATATAAAACTAGCAATTTCAGCATACATCTCAGATGATTACATCCATGAAGACCGAGTTAGACTTGAACTTTATAGAAGACTTAGTCGCGCAAGTGATATTCAAGATGTGTATAAAATCGAAGAAGAGATGGAAGATAGATTTAGTAAACCAGATATTTATACAAAACAGTTTATAGAACTAATCATCATAAAAATTCTAGCGTTAAATCTAGGAATCCAAAGTATCAGCTCTTATGAAATGGCTATTACATTTACAAAAGCAGATGACACAAAAGAGACAATCAAATCACCAAGCAAAGATGATGACGATATTATTGCTACAACTTTGAGGTATTTGAGAAAGTAA
- the cowN gene encoding N(2)-fixation sustaining protein CowN has product MSEKEIRIDERYVSFKNIDCFENACLVIDNMLRVLENPKNMNIYWKKVVPMIPKAYYTRDPKDDEKEALLYLVCSNSFYLDELFEKAEDEQGMKALSVCELECC; this is encoded by the coding sequence ATGTCTGAAAAAGAAATCCGAATTGATGAAAGATATGTAAGCTTCAAAAATATAGATTGTTTTGAAAATGCTTGTTTAGTGATTGACAATATGCTAAGAGTTCTTGAAAATCCAAAAAACATGAATATCTACTGGAAAAAAGTAGTTCCAATGATTCCAAAAGCTTACTATACAAGAGACCCAAAAGATGATGAAAAAGAGGCTTTATTATATCTTGTATGTTCTAACTCTTTTTATTTGGATGAACTGTTTGAAAAAGCAGAAGATGAACAAGGGATGAAAGCTTTGAGTGTTTGTGAGTTGGAGTGTTGCTAA
- a CDS encoding helix-turn-helix domain-containing protein: protein MAEVSSVTFHYVLKALEKTTNISIEKMLNEVELSSDVLSKHDGKIDSKKLSFIFRYCMKESNNPALALHIGQAVSYQSLGLLGYLLLNTNSLKQMIEKFNYYQKVISGYFKFQFFDDGIYYKLAIYINENPMIPVPSFHAQVHLSSIVSILTQILGQKVTPEFTYFSQEVDENLVEYQKIFGDNIFFSKGENAIFFKIDRLNIPVKNPNFSMLDFFENEAKKILDELEMQSWYAKVEKEILKNIGEKEVTIDLISSNLGTTPRTLQNYLKAESKTFRDALGKIRQKLAQHYIENTKMDLGTISFLLGYSEASSFFRAYKKWNKKTPKQSK, encoded by the coding sequence ATGGCGGAAGTTTCAAGTGTTACCTTTCATTATGTGTTAAAAGCTTTAGAGAAAACAACAAATATCTCTATCGAAAAAATGCTAAATGAAGTTGAGTTATCTTCTGATGTTTTATCAAAACATGATGGCAAAATAGATAGTAAAAAACTATCTTTTATTTTTAGATATTGTATGAAAGAATCAAATAATCCAGCTTTAGCTTTGCATATAGGACAAGCTGTTTCTTACCAATCTTTGGGACTTTTAGGATATTTACTTTTAAATACAAATAGTTTAAAACAGATGATTGAAAAGTTTAATTATTATCAAAAAGTAATAAGTGGATATTTTAAATTTCAGTTTTTTGATGATGGGATTTATTATAAATTAGCAATCTATATAAATGAAAACCCAATGATTCCAGTTCCAAGTTTTCATGCTCAAGTTCATTTATCTTCGATTGTTTCAATATTAACTCAGATTTTAGGGCAAAAAGTAACTCCTGAATTTACATATTTTTCCCAAGAAGTTGATGAAAATCTAGTGGAATATCAGAAAATATTTGGAGATAATATCTTTTTTTCAAAAGGCGAAAATGCTATATTTTTTAAAATTGATAGATTAAATATTCCAGTGAAAAATCCAAACTTTTCAATGTTGGATTTTTTTGAAAATGAAGCAAAAAAAATTTTAGATGAATTAGAAATGCAATCTTGGTATGCAAAAGTTGAAAAAGAGATTTTAAAAAACATAGGAGAAAAAGAAGTAACAATAGATTTAATCTCTTCAAATCTTGGAACAACTCCTCGGACTCTACAAAATTATTTAAAAGCTGAATCAAAAACTTTTAGGGATGCTTTAGGGAAAATTAGACAAAAATTAGCTCAACATTATATAGAAAATACAAAAATGGATTTAGGAACAATCTCTTTTCTATTGGGTTATAGCGAAGCTAGTTCATTTTTTAGAGCATATAAAAAGTGGAATAAAAAAACACCAAAACAAAGTAAATAA
- a CDS encoding endonuclease/exonuclease/phosphatase family protein — MKIRVGTFNLFQFVEPPYSWYTKKEKFNIEQWEEKTAWIKNQITEMNCDIIGFQEVFSKKALKALLAELGFKYFKTIDSPKSDKKNDKVFTSTIVGLASKYPIKNLKRIEIDFTALKKHHLDGFFKFARAPIKATIALPNQKDLDVYVCHLKSNRDNEFEYVFTKKSTLTEKKEKVKKSLKDNYSLSLKQRLCEASSIFSDIKRTTNPAVLMTDLNDKEFSITIEALTNQRYHDDSLKKDDYLLLDAYYFFEKKVYNPHPEQKEIKRTPTSYFAGKGNILDYIFVSNLFDKNRANNIGKITSYEVLDKHLQKNQNGSLLSSDHAQVVCELEIF, encoded by the coding sequence ATGAAAATAAGAGTAGGAACATTTAACCTTTTTCAATTTGTTGAACCACCATATTCGTGGTATACAAAAAAAGAAAAATTCAATATTGAGCAATGGGAAGAAAAAACAGCTTGGATAAAAAATCAAATCACTGAAATGAACTGCGATATTATTGGTTTCCAAGAGGTTTTCTCAAAAAAAGCTTTAAAAGCTTTACTTGCTGAACTAGGATTTAAATATTTTAAAACAATTGATAGTCCTAAAAGTGATAAAAAAAATGATAAAGTTTTTACAAGTACAATTGTAGGTCTTGCTTCAAAATATCCAATTAAAAATCTAAAAAGAATTGAAATAGATTTTACTGCACTTAAAAAACACCATTTAGATGGTTTTTTTAAATTCGCAAGAGCTCCAATAAAAGCGACTATTGCATTGCCAAATCAAAAAGATTTAGATGTATATGTTTGCCATCTAAAATCAAATAGAGATAATGAATTTGAATATGTTTTTACAAAAAAATCAACATTAACTGAAAAAAAAGAAAAAGTTAAAAAATCTTTAAAAGATAACTATTCTTTGTCATTAAAACAAAGACTTTGTGAAGCAAGCTCGATTTTTAGTGATATTAAACGAACAACAAATCCTGCTGTTTTGATGACAGACTTAAATGATAAAGAGTTCTCAATAACTATTGAAGCATTAACAAATCAAAGATACCATGATGATAGTTTGAAAAAAGATGATTATTTATTACTTGATGCTTATTATTTTTTTGAAAAAAAAGTTTATAATCCACATCCAGAACAAAAAGAGATAAAAAGAACTCCAACGAGTTATTTTGCTGGAAAAGGGAATATCCTTGATTATATTTTTGTTTCAAATTTATTTGATAAAAATAGAGCAAATAATATAGGAAAGATAACTTCTTATGAAGTTTTAGATAAACATTTACAAAAGAATCAAAATGGCTCACTTCTTAGTAGTGACCATGCTCAGGTTGTTTGTGAATTAGAGATATTTTAA